A stretch of Brassica rapa cultivar Chiifu-401-42 chromosome A08, CAAS_Brap_v3.01, whole genome shotgun sequence DNA encodes these proteins:
- the LOC103836018 gene encoding mediator of RNA polymerase II transcription subunit 15a, translating into MDNNNWRPSLPSGDPAMETGDWRAQLPPDSRQKIVNKIMETLKKHLPYSGPEGINELRRIAARFEEKIFSGAVNQTDYLRKISMKMLTMETKSQNQAGSSSTIPTANNGTSMDSLPTNQGNLLPGTLPNNQSQAPQPLLPQTMQNNTASGMMGSSALPSSMPPVSSMTHNNVASVVNQNSNMQNVAGMLQDSSGQHGLSSNMFPGSQRQMLGRPHTMSSQQQQQQQQPQSAQYLYQQQLQQQLLKQNFQSGNVPNPSSLLPSHIQQQQQQQNVMQPNQMHSSQQSGIPTSATQASSVSSAPLQGLHTNQQSSPQLPGQQTTTQAMLRQHQSSLLRQHPQSQQASGIHQQQTSLPQQSISPLQQQQSQMIRQQAANSSGIQQKQMMGQHLVGDMQQQQHQQRLLNQQNNMMNMQQQQQPLQHKQQPPAQQLMSQQNSLQATQQQPLGTQSNVTGLQQSNVTGLQQPQQQLLNSQVGNSNLQTNQQSVHMLSQPTGMQRTHQAGHGLFPSQGQQSQNQPSQQQMMPLQSHHQLGLQQQPNVLQQDVQQRLQSSGQVTGSLLPPQNVVDHQRQLYQSQRALPEMPSSSLDSTAQTENANGVDWQEEAFQKIKTMKEAYLPDLNEIYQRVTAKLQQDSLPQQQRSEQFEKLKQFKTMLERMIQFLSVSKTNIVPALKDKVTFYEKQIITFLNMHRPRKPVQQGQLPQSQMQPMQQQQSQNVQDQSHDSQTNPQMQSMSMPGSSGQRAQQSSLTNMQNSLLSSRPGVSAPQQNIPSSMPASSLESGQGNALNNGQQIAMGSMQQNTSQQQQVNNSSASAQSGLSTLQSNVNQTQLSSSLLQQQHMKQQQDQQMTQQFKQQFQQRQMQQQLKQQIIQQQQQQLQARQQVAQNDMNDSTARQGMNAGRGMFQQHSLQGQRANYPLQQLKPGSQLPVTSPQLMQGQSPQMIQQHLSPQIDQKIAMSSVNKTGTPLQPANSPFIVPSPSTPLAPSPMQVDSEKPSGASSLSMGNTARQQATGMQGVVQSLAIGTPGISASPLLQEFITADGNNLNPLISISGKPSGAELPMERLIRVVKSISPQALSSAVSDIGSVVSMVDRIAGSAPGNGSRASVGEDLVAMTKCRLQARNFMTQEGMMATKKMKRHTTAMPLSVSSLEGSVGDNYKQFACSGTSDLESTATSDGKKARTETDHALLEEIKEINQRLIDTVVEISDDEDAADPSEGVTARKGCEGTTVKFSFIAVSLSPALKAHLSSTQMSPIQPLRLLVPCSYPNGSPSLLDKLPVETSKDNEDLSSKAMARFNILLRSLSQPMSLKDIAKTWDACARTVICEYAQQFGGGTFSSKYGTWEKYVAAS; encoded by the exons ATGGATAATAACAATTGGAGGCCTTCCCTTCCAAGTGGAGATCCTGCCATGGAAACAGGTGACTGGAGAGCTCAGTTGCCACCTGATTCACGCCAGAAGATTGTCAACAAGAT AATGGAAACACTAAAGAAGCACCTTCCATACTCTGGACCAGAAGGGATTAACGAGCTCAGGAGAATTGCTGCCAGATTCGAGGAGAAAATTTTCAGCGGTGCTGTTAACCAG ACTGATTACCTTAGGAAAATATCCATGAAGATGCTGACTATGGAGACTAAATCGCAAAATCAAGCTGGCTCTTCCTCAACTATCCCTACCGCTAATAATGGCACATCCATGGATTCAT TACCCACCAATCAAGGGAACCTTCTTCCGGGAACGTTACCAAACAATCAATCTCAAGCACCTCAGCCGTTGCTGCCACAAACCATGCAGAACAATACAGCCTCTGGAATGATGGGTTCTTCTGCTTTACCATCCTCCATGCCGCCGGTTTCTTCCATGACCCATAATAACGTCGCAAGCGTTGTGAACCAGAATTCCAATATGCAAAATGTAGCCGGAATGTTGCAAGATTCATCTGGCCAACATGGGCTTTCATCGAATATGTTTCCTGGATCCCAAAGGCAGATGCTGGGCAGGCCGCATACTATGTCTtcacagcagcagcagcagcagcagcagccacAGAGTGCACAATATTTATATCAGCAACAGCTACAGCAGCAACTTCTCAAGCAGAATTTTCAGTCAGGGAATGTTCCTAATCCCAGTTCGCTTTTGCCATCACACATACAAcaacagcagcaacaacaaAATGTGATGCAGCCCAATCAAATGCATTCGTCTCAACAGTCTGGTATTCCAACATCTGCGACCCAGGCCTCCTCTGTGAGCTCAGCTCCTCTACAGGGTCTCCACACAAATCAGCAATCAAGTCCCCAATTACCTGGGCAGCAGACTACGACACAGGCTATGCTTCGTCAGCATCAGTCTTCGCTGCTAAGGCAACATCCGCAATCACAACAAGCCTCTGGAATCCATCAGCAGCAAACTTCATTGCCGCAGCAGTCAATTTCTCCTCTACAACAGCAGCAATCCCAAATGATACGGCAACAAGCTGCAAACAGCTCAGGCATCCAACAGAAGCAGATGATGGGACAGCATCTTGTTGGGGAtatgcagcagcagcaacatcAGCAAAGGTTACTGAACCAACAAAATAATATGATGAACATGCAACAGCAGCAGCAACCACTGCAGCATAAGCAACAGCCACCGGCCCAGCAATTAATGTCTCAACAAAACAGCCTTCAGGCTACGCAACAGCAACCACTGGGCACTCAAAGCAATGTTACCGGATTGCAGCAAAGCAATGTTACCGGATTGCAGCAACCACAACAACAGTTGCTCAATTCCCAGGTTGGCAATTCGAACTTGCAGACTAACCAGCAGTCGGTGCACATGTTATCACAGCCAACGGGGATGCAACGAACACATCAGGCTGGCCATGGCTTGTTTCCTTCTCAGGGCCAACAGTCACAGAATCAACCATCCCAACAGCAGATGATGCCCCTTCAGTCGCATCATCAGTTAGGTTTGCAACAGCAACCTAATGTGCTACAACAGGATGTGCAACAAAGGCTACAATCTTCAGGGCAAGTCACAGGTTCCCTGCTTCCACCTCAAAATGTCGTGGACCACCAGAGACAACTATATCAATCCCAAAGAGCCCTTCCAGAGATGCCATCAT caTCGCTTGACTCGACGGCACAGACGGAAAATGCAAACGGAGTTGATTGGCAAGAGGAGGCTTTCCAGAAg ATCAAAACAATGAAAGAGGCGTACTTGCCAGATCTTAATGAAATCTATCAGAGAGTTACAGCCAAGTTGCAGCAA GATTCTCTTCCACAGCAACAAAGATCAGAGCAGTTTGAGAAATTGAAACAATTCAAGACAATGTTGGAGCGAATGATACAATTCCTATCCGTTTCAAAGACCAATATCGTGCCTGCATTAAAGGATAAGGTGACTTTTTATGAGAAGCAGATTATAACTTTCTTAAATATGCACAGACCGAGGAAACCCGTACAGCAAGGGCAGCTTCCGCAATCTCAGATGCAGCCCATGCAGCAACAACAATCTCAGAACGTTCAAGATCAGTCTCATGATAGCCAAACAAATCCGCAGATGCAATCAATGAGCATGCCGGGTTCTTCTGGGCAAAGGGCACAACAGAGTAGTCTGACAAATATGCAGAATAGTCTTCTATCATCTCGTCCTGGAGTTTCAGCTCCACAGCAGAACATTCCCAGTTCCATGCCAGCTTCTAGTCTAGAGTCAGGCCAAGGAAATGCACTGAATAATGGCCAGCAGATTGCCATGGGATCCATGCAACAAAATACTTCTCAACAACAACAAGTAAATAACAGTTCTGCATCTGCTCAAAGTGGGTTAAGCACACTGCAGTCTAATGTTAATCAAACCCAGTTAAGTTCCAGTTTGCTTCAGCAACAACACATGAAGCAACAGCAAGATCAACAAATGACGCAGCAGTTCAAACAGCAGTTTCAACAGCGCCAGATGCAGCAGCAGCTAAAGCAGCAGATAattcagcagcagcagcaacagctACAAGCAAGACAGCAAGTAGCgcaaaatgatatgaatgattcGACAGCGAGGCAGGGAATGAATGCCGGCCGTGGGATGTTTCAGCAACATTCTCTGCAAGGTCAGCGTGCTAACTATCCCCTTCAACAGTTAAAACCAGGATCCCAGCTCCCTGTTACGTCGCCTCAACTTATGCAAGGTCAATCTCCTCAGATGATACAACAACATCTGTCTCCTCAGATCGACCAGAAAATTGCGATGTCATCTGTCAACAAGACGGGAACTCCATTGCAACCTGCAAACTCCCCTTTTATTGTCCCATCTCCTTCAACCCCCTTGGCACCGTCCCCTATGCAAGTTGACTCTGAGAAACCTTCTGGAGCTTCTTCGTTGTCAATGGGAAATACTGCACGCCAACAAGCAACTGGCATGCAAGGTGTAGTTCAGTCCCTTGCGATTGGCACTCCAGGGATCTCTGCCTCTCCTCTCCTTCAGGAGTTTATTACTGCTGATGGAAATAATTTAAATCCTTTGATAAGTATATCTGGAAAACCAAGTGGGGCTGAGCTGCCTATGGAACGCCTTATCAGAGTG gtgaagTCCATCTCACCACAAGCACTTTCTTCTGCAGTAAGTGACATCGGATCTGTTGTAAGCATGGTTGATAGAATAGCTGGTTCAGCCCCAGGGAACGGTTCAAGAGCTTCAGTTGGCGAGGACTTGGTTGCAATGACTAAGTGTCGTCTCCAAGCAAGAAACTTCATGACGCAAGAGGGAATGATGGCGACCAAGAAAATGAAGCGTCACACAACCGCGATGCCATTAAGCGTTTCTTCATTAGAAGGAAGCGTTGGTGACAACTACAAGCAGTTTGCATGTTCGGGAACATCTGATCTGGAATCTACTGCGACTTCAGATGGCAAGAAGGCAAGAACTGAG ACCGATCATGCCCTTTTGGAGGAAATCAAGGAAATAAACCAGCGGCTGATAGATACAGTTGTTGAGATTAGTGATGATGAAGATGCTGCTGATCCTAGTGAGGGAGTAACAGCAAGGAAAGGGTGTGAGGGAACAACAgtaaaattttcgtttatagCTGTTTCTCTCAGCCCAGCCTTGAAGGCTCATCTCTCATCAACCCAAATG TCTCCTATTCAACCACTGCGTCTGCTGGTACCTTGTAGCtaccccaacggctctccatcTCTCCTGGATAAACTCCCGGTCGAAACCAG CAAAGATAACGAGGACCTCTCATCCAAAGCTATGGCAAGGTTCAACATTTTGCTAAGAAGTCTGTCACAGCCTATGTCGCTCAAAGACATAGCCAAGACATGGGACGCTTGCGCTCGGACGGTGATCTGCGAGTACGCACAGCAGTTTGGTGGTGGAACTTTCAGCTCAAAATACGGTACTTGGGAGAAATACGTAGCCGCTTCCTGA
- the LOC103836020 gene encoding ATP synthase gamma chain 2, chloroplastic, translated as MTGSISTSWLLSSPTNSKPLSTSKSITFLPTLNPRLSPDRFPSRSPSPSLQIRAGIRELRERIDTVKNTQKITEAMKLVAAARVRRAQEAVINCRPFTEALVGILHSINQCAQSEDVDFPLSNVRPVKRVALVVVTGDKGLCGGFNNAVIKKANSRVDELKQRGIECVVVSVGKKGNAYFSRRDDVEVDKCIQGGGVYPTAKEAQVIADDVFSLFVSEEVDKVELVYTKFVSLVKSDPVIHTLLPLTLKGESCDVEGVCVDAMEDEMFRLTSKDGKLSVERRKVEVERPEISPLMQFEQDPVQILDAMMPLYLNSQILRALQESLASELASRMSAMSNATDNAVELKKSLTVAYNRERQAKITGELLEIVAGAEALRGT; from the coding sequence ATGACAGGTTCGATCTCGACCTCATGGCTCTTGTCGTCTCCTACGAACTCAAAACCCCTTTCCACCTCAAAGTCCATCACTTTCCTCCCCACACTAAACCCACGACTCAGCCCAGATCGATTCCCCTCGAGATCTCCGTCACCCTCACTCCAAATCCGAGCCGGAATCCGCGAGCTGCGAGAACGAATCGACACCGTGAAGAACACTCAGAAGATCACAGAAGCGATGAAACTCGTGGCAGCAGCCAGGGTTCGCCGAGCTCAAGAAGCCGTCATCAATTGCAGACCTTTCACCGAAGCCCTCGTCGGGATCCTCCACTCGATCAACCAATGCGCTCAATCGGAAGACGTCGACTTCCCTCTGAGCAACGTAAGGCCCGTAAAGAGAGTCGCTTTAGTCGTCGTCACCGGCGATAAAGGCTTGTGCGGCGGTTTCAACAACGCAGTGATCAAGAAAGCTAATTCACGTGTTGATGAGTTGAAGCAGAGAGGGATAGAGTGCGTTGTGGTTAGCGTGGGGAAGAAAGGGAACGCGTATTTTAGCAGGAGAGATGACGTGGAAGTGGATAAATGTATCCAAGGAGGAGGCGTTTACCCCACGGCTAAAGAAGCTCAAGTGATCGCTGATGACGTGTTCTCTTTGTTTGTGAGCGAGGAGGTGGATAAGGTCGAGCTTGTCTACACAAAGTTCGTGTCTTTAGTGAAATCCGATCCTGTGATCCACACTTTATTACCGTTGACATTGAAAGGAGAGTCTTGTGATGTGGAAGGAGTGTGTGTTGACGCTATGGAGGATGAGATGTTTAGGCTGACGAGTAAAGACGGGAAGCTTTCTGTGGAGAGGAGGAAAGTTGAGGTTGAGAGGCCTGAGATTTCGCCGTTGATGCAGTTTGAGCAGGATCCTGTTCAGATTCTCGACGCGATGATGCCTTTGTATTTGAACAGTCAGATTCTGAGGGCGTTGCAGGAGTCTTTGGCGAGTGAGCTGGCGTCGAGGATGAGTGCTATGAGTAATGCGACGGATAATGCTGTTGAGTTGAAGAAGAGTCTGACGGTTGCTTATAATAGGGAGAGACAGGCTAAGATCACTGGAGAGTTGTTAGAGATTGTTGCTGGAGCGGAAGCTCTTAGAGGGACTTAG
- the AVP1-1 gene encoding uncharacterized protein LOC103836019, whose translation MVASAFLPELWTEILIPVCAVVGIAFSLFQWFIVSRVRVSADQGASSSSSGGSKNGYGDYLIEEEEGVNDQSVVAKCAEIQTAISEGATSFLFTEYRYVGVFMVIFAAIIFVFLGSVEGFSTENKPCTYDETKTCKPALATAAFSTIAFVLGAVTSVLSGFLGMKIATYANARTTLEARKGVGKAFIVAFRSGAVMGFLLAASGLLVLYVTINVFKIYYGDDWEGLFEAITGYGLGGSSMALFGRVGGGIYTKAADVGADLVGKIERNIPEDDPRNPAVIADNVGDNVGDIAGMGSDLFGSYAEASCAALVVASISSFGINHDFTAMCYPLLISSMGILVCLITTLFATDFFEIKAVKEIEPALKNQLIISTVIMTVGIAVVSWVGLPSSFTIFNFGTQKVVQNWQLFLCVCVGLWAGLIIGFVTEYYTSNAYSPVQDVADSCRTGAATNVIFGLALGYKSVIIPIFAIAVSIFVSFSFAAMYGVAVAALGMLSTIATGLAIDAYGPISDNAGGIAEMAGMSHRIRERTDALDAAGNTTAAIGKGFAIGSAALVSLALFGAFVSRAGVHTVDVLTPKVIIGLLVGAMLPYWFSAMTMKSVGSAALKMVEEVRRQFNTIPGLMEGTAKPDYATCVKISTDASIKEMIPPGCLVMLTPLIVGFFFGVETLSGVLAGSLVSGVQIAISASNTGGAWDNAKKYIEAGVSEHAKSLGPKGSEPHKAAVIGDTIGDPLKDTSGPSLNILIKLMAVESLVFAPFFATHGGILFKYL comes from the exons ATGGTGGCGTCAGCTTTTCTCCCGGAGCTCTGGACGGAGATCCTCATTCCCGTTTGCGCGGTGGTCGGCATCgctttctctctcttccaatGGTTCATCGTCTCTCGCGTGAGAGTCTCCGCTGACCAAGGCGCGTCGTCGTCTTCCTCCGGAGGTTCGAAGAATGGCTACGGAGATTACCTCATCGAGGAAGAGGAAGGTGTTAACGACCAAAGCGTCGTCGCCAAATGCGCCGAGATTCAGACAGCAATCTCCGAAG GTGCAACTTCATTCCTATTCACGGAGTACAGATACGTTGGCGTCTTCATGGTGATCTTCGCCGCTATAATCTTCGTCTTCCTCGGCTCGGTCGAGGGATTCAGCACAGAGAACAAGCCTTGCACCTACGACGAGACCAAAACCTGCAAGCCTGCGTTAGCCACCGCAGCTTTCAGCACCATTGCTTTCGTCCTCGGTGCGGTCACCTCTGTGCTCTCTGGTTTCCTCGGCATGAAGATTGCCACTTACGCTAACGCTAGAACCACTTTGGAAGCTAGAAAGGGCGTTGGGAAGGCTTTCATTGTTGCGTTCAGGTCCGGTGCTGTGATGGGTTTCCTTCTTGCTGCTAGTGGTCTATTGGTGCTTTACGTTACTATTAATGTGTTCAAGATCTATTACGGTGATGACTGGGAAGGTCTTTTTGAGGCTATTACTGGTTATGGTCTTGGTGGGTCTTCCATGGCTCTCTTTGGCCGTGTTGGTGGTGGGATCTACACTAAAGCagctgatgttggtgctgatCTTGTCGGTAAAATCGAGAGGAATATTCCAGAAGATGATCCGAGGAACCCAGCT GTTATTGCTGATAATGTGGGTGACAACGTTGGTGACATTGCTGGTATGGGATCTGATCTCTTTGGGTCATACGCTGAAGCATCATGTGCTGCACTTGTTGTTGCTTCCATCTCCTCCTTTGGAATCAACCATGATTTCACTGCCATGTGCTACCCGTTGCTCATCAGCTCAATGGGAATCTTGGTTTGTTTGATCACAACTCTCTTCGCCACCGACTTCTTTGAGATTAAGGCTGTTAAGGAAATTGAGCCAGCGTTGAAGAACCAGCTTATCATCTCTACCGTTATCATGACTGTTGGTATTGCTGTTGTCTCATGGGTTGGCTTGCCTTCTTCCTTCACCATCTTCAACTTTGGAACACAAAAAGTCGTTCAGAATTG GCAGCTATTCCTGTGTGTTTGTGTTGGTCTTTGGGCTGGACTCATCATTGGTTTTGTCACTGAATACTACACTAGCAACGCATACAG CCCTGTGCAAGATGTTGCAGATTCATGCAGAACCGGTGCAGCCACCAATGTTATATTCGGCCTAGCTCTCGGTTACAAATCCGTCATCATTCCAATCTTTGCCATTGCTGTCAGTATATTCGTCAGTTTCAGCTTTGCTGCTATGTACGGTGTTGCCGTTGCTGCTCTAGGGATGCTCAGTACCATCGCCACCGGCTTGGCGATTGATGCTTACGGTCCCATCAGTGACAACGCTGGTGGTATTGCTGAAATGGCTGGAATGAGCCACCGCATCCGCGAAAGAACCGATGCTCTTGATGCAGCTGGAAACACCACTGCCGCTATTGGAAAGGGATTCGCTATTGGCTCTGCTGCGTTGGTCTCTTTGGCTCTGTTCGGTGCCTTTGTGAGCCGTGCAGGAGTCCACACCGTAGATGTTTTGACACCAAAGGTTATCATTGGGCTGCTTGTTGGCGCCATGCTTCCTTACTGGTTCTCGGCTATGACGATGAAGAGCGTGGGAAGTGCGGCGCTTAAGATGGTTGAAGAAGTTCGCAGGCAGTTCAACACTATTCCTGGACTCATGGAAGGTACCGCGAAACCTGACTACGCCACTTGTGTCAAGATCTCCACTGACGCTTCTATTAAGGAGATGATTCCTCCTGGTTGCCTTGTTATGCTCACACCTCTCATTGTTGGTTTCTTCTTTGGTGttgagactctctctggtgttctCGCCGGCTCTCTTGTCTCCGGTGTTCAG ATTGCCATCTCTGCATCTAACACTGGTGGTGCTTGGGACAACGCTAAGAAGTACATTGAG GCTGGTGTATCAGAGCACGCGAAGAGTCTTGGACCAAAGGGCTCAGAGCCACACAAGGCAGCTGTGATTGGAGACACCATTGGAGACCCATTGAAAGATACTTCAGGACCTTCGTTGAACATCCTGATCAAGCTCATGGCTGTTGAGTCTCTCGTCTTTGCTCCCTTCTTTGCCACTCATGGTGGTATCCTGTTCAAGTACCTCTAA
- the LOC103836021 gene encoding cyclin-A2-3 isoform X2 has protein sequence MWNENYVSRPFTRALASALRASTTQNQQRANTKRPASEDKNVTAPNKKNKGAVLADISNASFNAPKLEAKNIKQVKKGRGTSQLASSCVTSENTKLQSKTDEKAEAVSVTAGSMSFCKDTHDTADNCNFRLPPRPLGRSASIVEKSDVIGSSTALDIPKFIDIDSDDKDPLLCCLYAPQIYYSLRVSELKRRPVPNFMERIQKDVTESMRGILVDWLVEVAEEYTLVPDTLYLTVYLIDWFLNGNYLERHKLQLLGVTCMLIASKYEEIYAPRIEEFCSITDNTYTRDQVLEMENQVLAHFSFQIYTPTPKTFLRRFLRAAHASCQSLSLGVELEFLASYLMELTLVDYHFLKFLPSVIAASAVFLAKWTLDQSNYPWNPTLEHYTTYKASDLKASVHALQDLQLNTKGCPLSAVRMKYKQEKFKSVAVLTSPKLLDTLF, from the exons ATGTGGAATGAAAATTATGTCTCTCGTCCTTTCACTCGTGCCCTTGCCTCTGCTTTGCGCGCTTCTACTACACAGAATCAACAGAGAGcaaacactaaaagaccagcCTCTGAGGACAAGAACGTCACTGCACCCAATAAGAAGAACAAGGGAGCAGTTCTAGCGGATATCTCAAATGCCAGCTTCAATGCACCTAAACTTGAG GCCAAAAACATCAAGCAGGTAAAGAAAGGACGGGGTACATCTCAGTTGGCATCATCTTGTGTTACTTCAGAAAACACAAAACTTCAGTCCAAGACTGATGAAAAAGCTGAAGCTGTATCAGTGACAGCAGGAAGCATGTCTTTTTGTAAAGACACACATGATACAGCTGATAACTGTAATTTCAGATTGCCTCCAAGACCTCTTGGGAGATCAGCTTCTATAG TTGAGAAAAGTGATGTAATTGGTAGTTCAACTGCACTAGATATCCCAAAATTCATAGACATTGATTCAGATGACAAGGATCCTTTACTCTGCTGCCTCTATGCCCCTCAAATCTACTACAGCCTGCGTGTCTCAGAG CTTAAGCGCAGACCGGTTCCTAACTTCATGGAGAGAATACAGAAGGATGTCACTGAGTCCATGCGAGGGATTCTGGTAGATTGGCTTGTGGAG GTCGCTGAGGAATACACGCTTGTACCTGACACTCTTTACCTCACAGTGTATCTCATAGACTGGTTCCTCAATGGAAACTACCTGGAAAGACATAAACTTCAACTCCTCGGCGTCACTTGCATGCTAATTGCCTC GAAGTACGAGGAGATCTATGCACCACGCATTGAAGAGTTTTGCTCCATCACTGATAACACCTACACAAGAGATCAGGTCCTGGAGATGGAGAACCAAGTACTTGCGCATTTTAGCTTTCAAATATACACTCCCACTCCAAAAACGTTCCTAAGGAGATTCCTCAGAGCAGCGCATGCCTCTTGCCAG AGCCTGAGCCTAGGGGTTGAGCTAGAGTTTCTAGCGAGCTATCTAATGGAGTTGACATTGGTAGACTATCATTTCTTGAAGTTTCTTCCTTCGGTCATCGCTGCTTCAGCTGTTTTTCTTGCCAAGTGGACATTGGACCAATCTAACTACCCATGG AATCCAACACTTGAGCATTACACAACGTACAAAGCCTCAGATCTGAAAGCATCTGTTCATGCATTACAAGATCTGCAGCTTAACACCAAAGGTTGCCCGTTGAGCGCTGTACGCATGAAGTATAAGCAAGAGAAA TTCAAATCTGTGGCGGTTCTCACATCTCCTAAATTACTTGACACACTTTTCTGA
- the LOC103836021 gene encoding cyclin-A2-3 isoform X1, translated as MWNENYVSRPFTRALASALRASTTQNQQRANTKRPASEDKNVTAPNKKNKGAVLADISNASFNAPKLEAKNIKQVKKGRGTSQLASSCVTSENTKLQSKTDEKAEAVSVTAGSMSFCKDTHDTADNCNFRLPPRPLGRSASIVEKSDVIGSSTALDIPKFIDIDSDDKDPLLCCLYAPQIYYSLRVSELKRRPVPNFMERIQKDVTESMRGILVDWLVEVAEEYTLVPDTLYLTVYLIDWFLNGNYLERHKLQLLGVTCMLIASKYEEIYAPRIEEFCSITDNTYTRDQVLEMENQVLAHFSFQIYTPTPKTFLRRFLRAAHASCQSLSLGVELEFLASYLMELTLVDYHFLKFLPSVIAASAVFLAKWTLDQSNYPWNPTLEHYTTYKASDLKASVHALQDLQLNTKGCPLSAVRMKYKQEKVSLYTLRPHTKPGLVSILIRLF; from the exons ATGTGGAATGAAAATTATGTCTCTCGTCCTTTCACTCGTGCCCTTGCCTCTGCTTTGCGCGCTTCTACTACACAGAATCAACAGAGAGcaaacactaaaagaccagcCTCTGAGGACAAGAACGTCACTGCACCCAATAAGAAGAACAAGGGAGCAGTTCTAGCGGATATCTCAAATGCCAGCTTCAATGCACCTAAACTTGAG GCCAAAAACATCAAGCAGGTAAAGAAAGGACGGGGTACATCTCAGTTGGCATCATCTTGTGTTACTTCAGAAAACACAAAACTTCAGTCCAAGACTGATGAAAAAGCTGAAGCTGTATCAGTGACAGCAGGAAGCATGTCTTTTTGTAAAGACACACATGATACAGCTGATAACTGTAATTTCAGATTGCCTCCAAGACCTCTTGGGAGATCAGCTTCTATAG TTGAGAAAAGTGATGTAATTGGTAGTTCAACTGCACTAGATATCCCAAAATTCATAGACATTGATTCAGATGACAAGGATCCTTTACTCTGCTGCCTCTATGCCCCTCAAATCTACTACAGCCTGCGTGTCTCAGAG CTTAAGCGCAGACCGGTTCCTAACTTCATGGAGAGAATACAGAAGGATGTCACTGAGTCCATGCGAGGGATTCTGGTAGATTGGCTTGTGGAG GTCGCTGAGGAATACACGCTTGTACCTGACACTCTTTACCTCACAGTGTATCTCATAGACTGGTTCCTCAATGGAAACTACCTGGAAAGACATAAACTTCAACTCCTCGGCGTCACTTGCATGCTAATTGCCTC GAAGTACGAGGAGATCTATGCACCACGCATTGAAGAGTTTTGCTCCATCACTGATAACACCTACACAAGAGATCAGGTCCTGGAGATGGAGAACCAAGTACTTGCGCATTTTAGCTTTCAAATATACACTCCCACTCCAAAAACGTTCCTAAGGAGATTCCTCAGAGCAGCGCATGCCTCTTGCCAG AGCCTGAGCCTAGGGGTTGAGCTAGAGTTTCTAGCGAGCTATCTAATGGAGTTGACATTGGTAGACTATCATTTCTTGAAGTTTCTTCCTTCGGTCATCGCTGCTTCAGCTGTTTTTCTTGCCAAGTGGACATTGGACCAATCTAACTACCCATGG AATCCAACACTTGAGCATTACACAACGTACAAAGCCTCAGATCTGAAAGCATCTGTTCATGCATTACAAGATCTGCAGCTTAACACCAAAGGTTGCCCGTTGAGCGCTGTACGCATGAAGTATAAGCAAGAGAAAGTAAGTTTATATACACTTAGACCACATACTAAACCCGGTTTGGTGTCCATTCTCATAAGACTCTTTTGA